CGCGCCGAGCCTGCGCCGCTACAGCGACCAGGAGGTCTCGCTCATCCTGCGGCGCGCCGCCGAACTCCAGGTCGATCAGCCGGGCGCGTCCACCGGCACGTCGCTCGCCGACCTCGAAGCGATCGCGCGCGAGGCCGGGCTCGACCCGGCGCTCGTGCGCCGCGCGGCCGCCGACCTCGCCACCGCGGCGCCGGTCGCCGCGCCCTCGCGCTTCCTCGGCGCCGCGACGCGCGTGCACGTCGAACGCGTGATCGACGGCGAGGTCTCGGGCGACGACCTCGAGGCGCTCGTCGACGAGGTGCGCCGGACGTTCGGCGAGCCGGGCATCGTGAGCGCGCTCGGCCGCACGGTGACGTGGAGCCCGACGCCCATGCAGTACGGGAGCAAGAACGCGGGCCGCCGCGTCTTCGTCACCCTCACCGCGCGTGGCGGGCAGACGACGCTGCGCGCGGAAGAGGACCTCTCGCCGCTCGCGGGCGGCCTGTTCGGCGGCCTGATGGGCGGCATGGGCGGCGGGCTCACCGCCCCGGTGGTCGCGATCGGCGTCGGCACGTTCCACGCGGCGCTCCCCATCGTCGGCCTCGTCGGCGCGCTCGTCGGCGGCACGTACGCGCTCAGCCGGGCGATCTACGTCACGATGGCGCGCGGGCGCGAGCGGGCACTCCGGCAGCTGATCGAGCGGTTAGGCGCGTACGCGGCGCGGGCGGTCGCGCCCTGATCGCGCGCCTCACGACGCGCCCTACGACGCTCCTCACAGCGCCGCGACGAACAGCAGCGCCGCGATCGCCACGCCGACCCCGGTCTTCACCGCCGCCGCGACCGCGCGTCCGACGAGCGCGCCAGTCGCGACGCGCGTCGCCACGCCCGCGTCGCTCCGGTGCGTGAGTTCGCCGACGAACGCGCCCGCGAATGCCCCCGCGAACGCGCCGAGCACCGGCCCGACTACCGGGACCGGCACGCCGACGAACGCGCCCGCTATCCCGCCGAGCATCGCGCCCCACCCCGCGCGCCGCGACCCGCCGTAGCGCGTCGCCGCGCGCGCGCTGACGACGAACTCCAGCACTTCGGCGGCGACGGCGAGCACGAGGGCGACGCCGAGCGTCGCCGTCCCGACGTGGCCGGCGCCGGGCGTGCTCGCACCCAGGGCGTTGTAGCCGAACGCAGCGGCGAGCATGACCCACGTGCCCGGCAGGCCGAGCGGGATCAGGGCGAGCGCGCCGAAGAGGACGAGGGCGAAGAGAAACTGGAGCATCGCGGGCGGGAGCGCGGGGACGACGGTCGACGACACCAACCGTACGGGCCCGGCCGCCTCCGGGTGTCCCGCCGGCGCGCCGGACGTCGCACCGGGCGTTGCGCGGCGTCACGGCGCGGTCACGAGCGGGTACGGATTGGGCCCGGTCCGGGACGAACGGCGGGCCCGTCCGTCTATTGTTCGGCGTCCGGTTCGTATACGATAGTCCGTCGCCACCATACAGCCGCGCCGCCGTCGTTGCCCACGCCCCCTTTGCCGGAGGATCAGTGGACCGAGCCGTCGTCGAGCAGTACCTCGCGCGGGCCGCCGCCGCCGCGAGCGTCCGCGAGCTGCACGCCCTCGCCCGCGCCGTCCGCCAGGCCCACGAAGGCGATCCCGATGCGGAGCGCGTGGAACAGGCGTGTTGGGCCGCCGCCCTGCGCGTGGTCGCCGAAGCGTCCGGGGCGCGACCCGCGTTCGAGCGCCCGCCCTCCGAGCGACCACCCTACGACCGGCGCGAGGCCCCGCGGGCATTCGCCGGCCCCGACCGGCGCCGCGTCGACTGGAAGGAGCGCGCGGCGCGGACGTAACGGGCCGCGCCGCCCGGACGCGTCAGCGCAGGTCGGTGACGGCGAGCGTGCCGTACTTCACGAGCACCTCCGGCCCCAGCGGCTTCAGCACCGACGCCGCGCGGGTCGTGGCCGCGTCGTCGGGCGCGAAGGCGAGCACCATCGCGTCGCCGCGTTGGGCGAGGTCGAGCAGGTGGTCGAGCAGCGCGGACTCGTCGCCGTAAAGTCCGGCGAAGAATTGCCGCACGCGATCACCGACCGTGCGCTGGTCTTGATAGTCCTCATGGCGCGCGATGGCATCGGCCCCGTCGATCACGCCTACGTCGTCGCCGGCGAAGCCGGCCGTGCGGAGGGCGGCGACCGCGGCGTCCGCGGTCGCCCGCTCGGGAAACGCGGCGAGAACGTACCCCCTCGGGTAAAACACGCTGAACTCGGTCTCGCCTTCCTTGAAGAACTTGGGATCGATGGCCATCGGGGCGTTCGGCGTGTGGGGGCAGCGTGTGAGGGATGAACCGTGAGGACGGGCCGCGCGGGCCCGACTGCCGTCGGATTCCTTGCCCCTTTCGTGCCACCCCTGGCCGTCGCCGCGCGGCGCGCTTCCCGACGCCAACCTGCCGCCGGCCATCCGCTCCACTCCGTCTGTCGCTGAGATGTTCTTCTCGATCCGTTCGCTTGCCGCCGCTGCCGTCCTCGTCACCCATGCCGCGTCCCGCGCCGCCGCGCAGCCCGCGACGTCGCCGGGCGCGCCGCAGCCCCGCCCAACGCTCGTCGTCTTTCTCACCGTCGACCAGATGCGCGCCGACTACCTGACGACGCGGTTCGGCGCCGGGCTCACCGGCGGACTCAAGCGCCTGCGCGACGGCGGGGCGCTGTTCACCAACGCGCACCAGGACCACGCGATCACCGAGACCGCGCCCGGGCACGCCTCGACGCTGAGCGGCCGCTTCCCCGCACACACGGGCATCGTCCGCAACGCGGTCGGCGTGCAGGACCCGCGGTCGCCGCTCCTCGCCGGCGGCACCACCGGGCCGGCCTCGCCGTTCCGCTTCCGCGGTTCCGCACTCGTCGACTGGATGCGCGCCGCCGACCCGCGCTCGCGCGCGCTCTCGGTGTCGCGCAAGGACCGCGGCGCGATCTTCCCCATGGGGCGCGCGCGGCAGAGCGTCTTCTGGTACGGCGGCAACGGCCGATTCGTGACGAGCCGCTACTACGCCGACACCCTCCCCGATTGGGTGAAGCGCTTCGACGGCGACACCACGGGGAGCCCGGCGCCCATCGGCGCCGTCGCCGCCCGCTACGCCGGCCGCCGGTGGACGCCGATCGCGCCGGCGATCGAGACCGAGCCGGACTCCGTTCCCGTGGAGAACGGCGGCCAGGACTACGTCTTCCCGCACGTGCTGTCGGCCGACCCGGACACCGCGGCGCGCACGCTCGCCGAGTTCCCCTTCATGGACGAGGCGACGCTCGGCTTCGCCCTCGCCGGCGTCCGCGCCATGCACCTCGGCGCCGGCCCCGCGCCCGACGTGCTCGCCATCTCGCTCTCGACGACCGACGCGATCGGGCACCGCTACGGCATGGACTCGCGCGAGCTGCACGACCAGATCCTGCGTCTCGACCGCTCGCTCGGCGCGTTCCTCGACACGCTCTTCACCCTGCGCGATTCGGCGCGCGTGCTGGTCGCGCTCACCGCCGACCACGGAATGCAACCCTACCCCGCGCTGCACTTCCCGCCCAACGCGCCGCGCCACGGCTACGCCGAGGTCGGCTCCGCGCTGACGGGCGCGCGCGCGGCGCTCGCGGCGCGCGGGGTCACAGGCGGCGGGTTCGAGTTTGAGAGCGGGATGCTCACGGTGGACAGCGCGGCGTTCGCGCGGGCCGGGGTGAGCGCCGACAGTACCGTGGCGGCGATGGCCGCCGAGCTCCGGCGCGTTCCGGGCGTGGCGAGCGTGCTCCTGCGTCGTGACCTCGCCCCGCGCGCCGCCGCGGGCGACGTGTACGCGCGCCGCTGGCTGCACATGACGCCCGACGACTCGCCCGCGGCGGCGTTCGTCTCGCTGGCGCCGTTCTACTACTGGGGTGGGACGAACAGCGCGACGCACGGGTCGCCCAACGACGACGACACGCACGTGCCGGTGCTCTTTTGGGGCGCGCCGTTCCGGCCGGGGCAGTACCCGGCGTTCGCGCGCGTCGTGGACATGGCGCCGACGCTCGCCGCCGTGCTCGGCGTGCGGCCGACGGAGGCGTTGGACGGGGTCGTGCTGCAGGCGGCGTTGCGGTGAGCGCGGGAC
The Gemmatimonadetes bacterium T265 genome window above contains:
- a CDS encoding alkaline phosphatase, giving the protein MFFSIRSLAAAAVLVTHAASRAAAQPATSPGAPQPRPTLVVFLTVDQMRADYLTTRFGAGLTGGLKRLRDGGALFTNAHQDHAITETAPGHASTLSGRFPAHTGIVRNAVGVQDPRSPLLAGGTTGPASPFRFRGSALVDWMRAADPRSRALSVSRKDRGAIFPMGRARQSVFWYGGNGRFVTSRYYADTLPDWVKRFDGDTTGSPAPIGAVAARYAGRRWTPIAPAIETEPDSVPVENGGQDYVFPHVLSADPDTAARTLAEFPFMDEATLGFALAGVRAMHLGAGPAPDVLAISLSTTDAIGHRYGMDSRELHDQILRLDRSLGAFLDTLFTLRDSARVLVALTADHGMQPYPALHFPPNAPRHGYAEVGSALTGARAALAARGVTGGGFEFESGMLTVDSAAFARAGVSADSTVAAMAAELRRVPGVASVLLRRDLAPRAAAGDVYARRWLHMTPDDSPAAAFVSLAPFYYWGGTNSATHGSPNDDDTHVPVLFWGAPFRPGQYPAFARVVDMAPTLAAVLGVRPTEALDGVVLQAALR